Proteins encoded together in one Impatiens glandulifera chromosome 1, dImpGla2.1, whole genome shotgun sequence window:
- the LOC124941841 gene encoding pyrophosphate-energized vacuolar membrane proton pump — translation MGAVLLSDLGTQIIIPVCSAIGIIFSLFQWYLVSRVKVSPDGNVGSSPTNKKNGYNNDYLIEEEESINDHNVVLKCAEIQNAISEGATSFLYTEYQYVGLFMIAFAVLIFLFLGSVEGFSTKSQPCTYNKGMTCKPALATAFFSTVSFLLGAITSLISGFLGMKIATYANARTTLEARKGVGKAFITAFRSGAVMGFLLAANGLLVLYITINVFKLYYGDDWEGLFEAITGYGLGGSSMALFGRVGGGIYTKAADVGADLVGKVERNIPEDDPRNPAVIADNVGDNVGDIAGMGSDLFGSYAESSCAALVVASISSFGINHDLTAMFYPLLISSVGIIVCLITTLFATDFFEIKAVKEIEPALKKQLIISTVLMTVGIAIVSWIALPSSFTIFNFGTQKVVKNWQLFLCVAVGLWAGLIIGFVTEYYTSNAYSPVQDVADSCRTGAATNVIFGLALGYKSVIVPIFAIAFSIFVSFSFAAMYGIAVAALGMLSTIATGLAIDAYGPISDNAGGIAEMAGMSHRIRERTDALDAAGNTTAAIGKGFAIGSAALVSLALFGAFVSRASITTVDVLTPKVFIGLLVGAMLPYWFSAMTMKSVGSAALKMVEEVRRQFNTIPGIMEGLTKPDYATCVKISTDASIKEMIPPGALVMLTPLIVGTFFGVETLSGVLAGALVSGVQIAISASNTGGAWDNAKKYIEAGASEHARSLGPKGSECHKAAVIGDTIGDPLKDTSGPSLNILIKLMAVESLVFAPFFATHGGILFKIF, via the exons ATGGGGGCGGTATTGTTGTCGGATCTTGgtacacagataattattccggTGTGTTCGGCAATCGGGATTATCTTCTCGTTGTTTCAGTGGTATTTGGTGTCCCGCGTGAAGGTTTCGCCGGATGGAAACGTCGGTAGTTCTCCGACGAACAAGAAGAACGGTTACAATAATGATTATCTGATTGAGGAAGAGGAAAGCATCAATGATCATAATGTCGTCCTTAAATGTGCTGAAATTCAGAATGCCATATCTGAAG GCGCAACATCATTTCTGTATACCGAATACCAGTATGTTGGGCTCTTCATGATTGCATTTGCTGTCTTGATATTCCTTTTCTTGGGGTCTGTTGAGGGCTTTAGCACGAAGAGCCAACCTTGTACCTATAATAAGGGAATGACTTGCAAGCCAGCACTGGCAACTGCCTTCTTCAGCACGGTTTCGTTCTTACTTGGTGCTATAACCTCTCTCATCTCTGGTTTCCTTGGAATGAAGATTGCGACCTATGCTAATGCAAGGACAACTCTAGAAGCAAGAAAAGGAGTTGGGAAAGCTTTCATAACCGCCTTTAGGTCAGGGGCAGTAATGGGTTTTCTTCTAGCTGCTAATGGGCTGTTGGTCTTGTACATTACAATCAACGTGTTCAAGCTTTACTATGGGGATGACTGGGAAGGACTTTTTGAGGCTATTACTGGTTATGGTCTTGGTGGATCATCCATGGCTTTATTTGGCAGAGTTGGTGGAGGAATCTACACCAAGGCTGCTGATGTTGGTGCTGATCTTGTAGGAAAGGTTGAAAGGAATATTCCAGAAGATGATCCAAGGAACCCAGCT GTTATTGCTGACAATGTTGGTGACAATGTGGGAGATATTGCTGGAATGGGATCTGATCTTTTTGGGTCATATGCAGAATCATCCTGTGCTGCACTTGTTGTGGCCTCTATTTCATCTTTTGGAATCAACCATGATCTAACTGCTATGTTTTATCCCCTGCTCATCAGCTCTGTGGGTATTATAGTTTGCTTGATCACTACCCTTTTTGCAACGGACTTCTTTGAAATCAAGGCTGTTAAGGAAATTGAACCAGCATTGAAGAAGCAGCTTATTATTTCAACTGTTCTCATGACTGTGGGGATTGCTATAGTAAGCTGGATTGCTCTTCCATCCTCCTTCACTATTTTCAATTTTGGTACTCAGAAGGTCGTCAAGAATTG GCAGCTTTTCCTGTGTGTGGCTGTTGGGCTCTGGGCTGGACTTATAATAGGCTTCGTGACAGAGTATTATACTAGCAATGCATATAG CCCTGTGCAAGATGTTGCTGATTCGTGTCGAACTGGTGCTGCAACTAACGTAATATTTGGTCTTGCCTTGGGATACAAGTCGGTGATTGTACCAATCTTTGCGATTGCATTTAGCATATTTGTAAGTTTCAGTTTTGCTGCCATGTATGGTATTGCGGTAGCTGCACTTGGCATGCTGAGCACGATTGCGACTGGATTGGCTATTGATGCATATGGTCCCATCAGTGACAATGCTGGTGGCATTGCTGAGATGGCGGGGATGAGCCACAGGATCCGTGAGAGAACAGATGCTCTTGATGCTGCAGGGAACACAACTGCTGCCATTGGAAAG GGATTTGCAATTGGATCAGCTGCATTGGTGTCGTTGGCTTTGTTTGGTGCTTTTGTGAGCCGAGCATCGATCACAACGGTGGATGTTTTGACTCCAAAAGTTTTCATCGGGCTATTGGTGGGTGCGATGCTCCCTTACTGGTTCTCTGCGATGACAATGAAAAGTGTGGGAAGTGCTGCACTGAAGATGGTTGAGGAGGTTAGGAGGCAATTTAACACGATTCCAGGTATCATGGAAGGTCTGACGAAGCCCGACTACGCGACATGTGTCAAGATCTCAACGGACGCGTCGATAAAGGAGATGATACCACCTGGTGCCCTCGTGATGCTTACGCCGCTCATTGTTGGAACTTTCTTCGGTGTGGAGACTCTCTCTGGGGTGCTTGCAGGAGCTCTTGTGTCCGGAGTCCAG ATAGCAATATCAGCATCGAACACGGGCGGAGCATGGGATAATGCGAAGAAGTACATTGAGGCCGGTGCATCTGAGCATGCTCGGTCGCTTGGGCCAAAAGGGTCGGAGTGTCACAAGGCAGCGGTTATTGGGGACACAATTGGGGACCCTTTGAAGGACACTTCAGGTCCATCGCTAAACATTCTTATCAAGCTTATGGCAGTTGAGTCACTCGTTTTTGCTCCCTTCTTTGCTACCCATGGTGGTATCCTTTTCAAGATTTTCTAA